GCTGGTCACGGTTCGCACCCGTGATCTGACGCGCATGAAAACCATCCGCCTCGGCTCCACCGTGGTCGACGCCGCGGCCACGCCCAGTGGCGATCGCATTTTTGTGGCGTTGCAGGACGATCGCTCGGTGACGGTCATCGACCGCTACGCCGAAGCGGTGGACCGTACGATCAAGCTCCCCACGCCGCCGGCTGCGCTCCGGATGGATCCGGACGGTCAGTTTGTGCTGGCGCGCTCGCCCGAGGGGGACTCGGTCCGCATCATCGCGGTGGGCACGGCGCGGTATGTGGGCAGTGTGTCGAGTGCGTGGCGCGCGGATCTGCCGCAGGTTGCGCCGGATGGCGGGCTCGTGGTCGCACAGGGTAATGACGTCGTGATTGTGGACGCCATGACGCGCCGTGAGCGGGTGCGTTACGCTGGCGGCGCGACGGATTTGTGGATGCTGGTGCGCTGGAACGGATTTCGACCGCGTGCGGCAGGACTCGACGAACCTGTGAAGTTTGAGACCGACTCCACCGATGTACCTGCGGTGGCAGATAGCACGCAACCCGCCGGCGCTGCGGCTGCGCTTCCTCCAAACGCGGTAGCGGCTGCGACGCAGGCCGTTGCGGCACCGTCGGCTGCCGTCGCGTCCGCGGCAGCAGCAGGAACAGCAGGAGCAACGGGAGCCGCAACGGCAACGATCCGGCCGACGGCTCCAGGTGCTCCAGCTGCTTCGGCCGCGACTCCGGTCGCGCCTGCGCCGACGGCGTCGGCAGTAGCGAAGAAACCGTTCTTCACGCTCTCGTTTGCCGCACTCCTCAACGAGGAACGCGCCAAGCTGATGGCGGCGACGATCAAAGTCGAAGGCAAGCCGGTGCGGGTGGTGCCAGGGCTGCGCGACGGCACGCCGGTGTATCGCATTGTGTTTGGCCCATTCGACAGCCGTGCGGAAGCGGAGCGGCTTGGCAAAAAGAGCGGACTTCCCTTCTGGGTTTTTGAGGGAACGCCGTGAGGCGCACGTCGCCCGCCGACAACCTGGCGTGGCAGGACGAGGGGCGCCGTGCGGCGGGTGCGCTCGAGGATGTGGCGGCAGCGGTAGTCACGGGGCGCAACTCCGAACAGGCAGCGGATGTTGCCGTGGGCATTGCGCTGGCGCTGTGCGATCATCGTCAGGTGGTGCTCGCCGATCTCGTGGGCGAACTCGACCCGCTGTATGAACTGGCGGGTGGGGACGATGCCCTCGGGCTGACCGACTGCCTCCGCGATGGGCTGCCGCTCAATGACATTGCGCGGCGAGCGCTGGCCCACGACACGATCTTTGTGCTCCCCGCGGGCACTCCCCCAGTCGCCACGCTGCGGACGCTCGGCCACGAGCGGTGGCCCAAGCTGGTGCGTGGCTTTGCGGAGGCGGGGGCGCTGTTGCTGCTCGTGGCCCCGCTGGACGGCGACGGAATCGACACGTTGGTCTCGGCCACGCAGGGGGTGGTGGCGGTGGACACGCCGCCGCAGCTGATTCGGCGCTTCCCACTCGTGGCCACGGTAGACGCCCCGGCGGGATACGTGGATTCGACCCTGCCGGTCCGGCGCGCGGCCCCGAAGGGGCGACGCTGGGCCGTAGCAGCCCTGCTGTGCCTGACGATTGGCGCAGGCGGCCTGCTCTGGTGGCGGTCGCGACCGCGCCCCACAGCGGCGCTCAGCGCGGCGGGCGGAGCCAATGAAGCCAGTGGAGCCGCTGGGCAAGCG
This portion of the Gemmatimonadota bacterium genome encodes:
- a CDS encoding SPOR domain-containing protein; translated protein: MRRSLIFSIALLACHGADQAVRPGGPGGNGPDAILLRIPREGGVARAYRWGSDSAIWQSGSRVPSVNRLLAFDDAQGSVAYVDAKGIPGRLDVRVGQTTPASEKPLGGLTSADGWALYGVGAKHEVQRLTPSGTWNYTPEAPPRSLIPLPDGTLVLLSDDGNRSVLRRLRPPEPRVTQTTQVPHAQLVVRTDIGDRLYFAGDSGLVTVRTRDLTRMKTIRLGSTVVDAAATPSGDRIFVALQDDRSVTVIDRYAEAVDRTIKLPTPPAALRMDPDGQFVLARSPEGDSVRIIAVGTARYVGSVSSAWRADLPQVAPDGGLVVAQGNDVVIVDAMTRRERVRYAGGATDLWMLVRWNGFRPRAAGLDEPVKFETDSTDVPAVADSTQPAGAAAALPPNAVAAATQAVAAPSAAVASAAAAGTAGATGAATATIRPTAPGAPAASAATPVAPAPTASAVAKKPFFTLSFAALLNEERAKLMAATIKVEGKPVRVVPGLRDGTPVYRIVFGPFDSRAEAERLGKKSGLPFWVFEGTP